ATGTCAATGACTGATGAGCACGCAGCAGAGTTTAAAAATGAAGTTGCAGTTGTATGTTGTAGAACAGAAGCAGGAACAATTCTTACTGCAGCTAATTTAGAAGATCCATCAATATTTCCAGATTTAGTGGATTCAGGTTTGTTAACAATACCTGGAAACTGTTTAAAGGTAGGTCAGGTTATAGGGGCAAAACTTACTAAGACAATTGACTCTTTATCACCACTAACACCAGAAATAGTAGAGGGCGCTATTGCTACTACAGAAGAAAAGAAGGTAGTAGAAGTAACAGATGGTAATGAAAAGGCAGTATTAAAAGATAATAAAAGTGCAGGAGATGTTATTACAGCTGCGGATTTAGAAAATCCAATGCATTTTGATAAATTACAAGACTCTCTACTTCTTAAATTGAATGAAAAAGTTTTAAGTAGAAACGAAGTAATTGGAGCAACTTTAAAAGTAGATGCAGTTGCTTTAACTCCTATAAGTTCAAACATGTTAGAAGGATTTGAGGAGGAAGTACCTATGAAAACTGAAACACCAGCAATGTCATCTGTTATAAACGGTGGAATATTAAAGATTAAAATAGCAGAAGGCAAGGGAATTGATATAGAAATCCCTCTAAATTCATTTAGTCAAAACGCAGTTCAAGGAGTACAAACAGTAAAAACAGCAACTGCTGGAATGGTTGTAGCTAAAGAAGCTATAAAAGAAAATAAAGCTCCAGAAGTAAAGCTTGAAGACAAAATTCTAAGAACGCTAGTTAAAAAGCACTTTAAAATAGAAGAAGTTAAATTTGGTCCTGAAACTAAAATTGATGGAACAACACTTTATATTAGAGAGAATATCTGTAGCGATGCTGTGAAAATTAGTGAACTTGTTACAGACATAAAAATTGATATAATTACACCGGATAAGTACAACACATATAGTGAAACAATTATGGATGTACAGCCAATTGCTACAAAAGAAGGAGACCATAAATTAGGTCAAGGGGTAACAAGAGTATTAGATGGTGTTATCATTATGGTTACTGGAACAGATGAAAATGGCGTTCAAATTGGAGAATTTGGTTCTTCAGAAGGTATTTTAGAAGAAAATATTATGTGGGGAAGACCAGGCGCACCAGATAAAGGTGAAATTTTCATTAAGACTCAAGTTACAATACTCGCAGGAACAAATATGGAAAGACCAGGTCCATTTGCTGCACATAAAGCATCAGATGTGATAACACAAGAAATTAGAGAAGCACTAAAGAAACTAGAAGAAAACTTAGTAGTAAATAGTGAAGAATTTGTTCAATATAGAAGAACTGGCAGAAAGAAAATAGTAGTAGTAAAAGAAATCATGGGTCAAGGCGCAATGCATGATAACTTAATTCTTCCAGTAGAGCCAGTTGGTATACTTGGTGGAAAACCAAACGTTGATCTTGGGAATTTACCAATTGTACTTTCACCACTAGAAGTATTAGATGGTGGAATACATGCACTAACTTGTATAGGACCAGCATCTAAAGAGTGCTCAAGACATTATTGGAGAGAGCCACTTGTTATAGCAGCAATGAATGATCCAGAAGTTGATCTTTGTGGAGTTGTATTTGTAGGAAGTCCACAAATTAATAGTGAAAAGTTTTACGTATCTGAAAGACTTGGAATGACTGTTGAAACAATGGATGTTGCAGGTGCAATTGTTACAACAGAAGGTTTCGGAAATAACCATATCGACTTTGCAAGTCACATTGAGCAAATAGGTATGCGTGGAATTGGCGTTGTAGGAATGTCTTTCTGTGGAGTACAAGGTGCTCTAGTTGTTGGAAATAAGTACACTAAGTACATGGTTGACAACAATAAATCAGAAGCAGGAATTGAAAATGAAGTTTTATCTTGTAATACTCTTTGCAAAGAAGATGCAATAAGAGCACTTGCAATGCTTAAAACTGCAATTGCAGGAGAAGAAGTAGTGGCAGCAGAAAGAAAATGGAATCCAAATGTTAAGGAAAACAATCTTGAAGCTGTTGAGAAATCATATGCAGTTTCTATTGAAAGAGTGGAAAATGAAACTTCAATCCCAGAAAGTAAAAAAAGATTAGAAAAATATTCAACAAAATAAGGAGATACAATGAAATACGGAGATAAGATAATAGAAATGTACGGAGTTATAGTAGAAGTGCATGATGGAAGTGTTTCAATTGATCTAAAAGGAAGATTAGGCTTCATGAAGATACCAATGAGGATGCTAATTACAGATTATCCTATCCAGGTAGGTCAAGAAGTCGGTTTTAGAATGAGTTTTATTGAGGTTCTTTCTGAAGAGC
This DNA window, taken from Clostridium estertheticum, encodes the following:
- a CDS encoding CBO2463/CBO2479 domain-containing protein — translated: MKYGDKIIEMYGVIVEVHDGSVSIDLKGRLGFMKIPMRMLITDYPIQVGQEVGFRMSFIEVLSEEPNEKYVSNIETRNRKEGKV
- the prdA gene encoding D-proline reductase (dithiol) proprotein PrdA, encoding MSMTDEHAAEFKNEVAVVCCRTEAGTILTAANLEDPSIFPDLVDSGLLTIPGNCLKVGQVIGAKLTKTIDSLSPLTPEIVEGAIATTEEKKVVEVTDGNEKAVLKDNKSAGDVITAADLENPMHFDKLQDSLLLKLNEKVLSRNEVIGATLKVDAVALTPISSNMLEGFEEEVPMKTETPAMSSVINGGILKIKIAEGKGIDIEIPLNSFSQNAVQGVQTVKTATAGMVVAKEAIKENKAPEVKLEDKILRTLVKKHFKIEEVKFGPETKIDGTTLYIRENICSDAVKISELVTDIKIDIITPDKYNTYSETIMDVQPIATKEGDHKLGQGVTRVLDGVIIMVTGTDENGVQIGEFGSSEGILEENIMWGRPGAPDKGEIFIKTQVTILAGTNMERPGPFAAHKASDVITQEIREALKKLEENLVVNSEEFVQYRRTGRKKIVVVKEIMGQGAMHDNLILPVEPVGILGGKPNVDLGNLPIVLSPLEVLDGGIHALTCIGPASKECSRHYWREPLVIAAMNDPEVDLCGVVFVGSPQINSEKFYVSERLGMTVETMDVAGAIVTTEGFGNNHIDFASHIEQIGMRGIGVVGMSFCGVQGALVVGNKYTKYMVDNNKSEAGIENEVLSCNTLCKEDAIRALAMLKTAIAGEEVVAAERKWNPNVKENNLEAVEKSYAVSIERVENETSIPESKKRLEKYSTK